Proteins encoded together in one Acidobacteriota bacterium window:
- a CDS encoding UvrD-helicase domain-containing protein — protein MDFLNALNPEQREAVLYTDGPLLILAGAGSGKTRVIAYRVAYLVGSGLAEAHEVLAVTFTNKAAEEMRQRVELLLGSAYRGLWVSTFHALCARLLRREAPHIGLSRDFVIYDTVDQMSAVKRVLKTLQIDEGVIQPRAALSAISRAKNGMQSPSAMAAAGSGYREEQLARVYLEYTKDLDASGALDFDDLLVRTVELFEKAEAVRQHYAQRFRFVMVDEYQDTNRPQYLLMRRFAEIHRNLTVVGDPDQSIYAWRGADIRNLLDFEHDFPEAKVVRLERNYRSTQVILDAASAVISNNRHRKEKSLWTDLKGGDLVVYARCGDEVEEADFVAKTARDTRSENIDTMVAVLYRTNAQSRVVEDALRRENLAYRIIGSVRFYERKEVKDALAYLKLLLNPHDAVSLRRVINVPARGVGKGVMDSLEAVARDSARDEHPSLWTALVGGLDQRRFSNRAAGSLSAFRDLIVSLTDMASRETVSVTIAKVLDQSGYLQDLKDERSEEAQGRIENLAELVSAAREYEAREAEPSLSGFVDRLSLLSEADESQGAENARILLMTMHAAKGLEFATVIITGLEEGLFPHSRVSGSDDDLEEERRLCYVAMTRAERRLFLTSASRRRVFGEYRATEPSRFIDEVPAELVQRYDFVGYAGYSAGARGSGFGSRGGFGSRGGFRSSDRDGGDRGGGYGGRRQREPEPTYAPEDEDQSRSASGFRLGQRVRHPQFGVGTVTGVEDHVDDVKVTVRFATVGSKRLLASFAKLERA, from the coding sequence ATGGATTTTCTGAATGCTCTCAATCCTGAACAACGCGAAGCGGTGCTCTATACGGATGGACCGCTGCTGATTCTGGCGGGCGCGGGTTCGGGCAAGACGCGCGTGATCGCGTACCGCGTGGCGTACCTTGTCGGCAGCGGCCTGGCCGAGGCCCACGAGGTGCTGGCGGTTACCTTCACCAACAAGGCCGCCGAAGAAATGCGGCAGCGCGTTGAGCTCCTCCTTGGCAGCGCCTACCGCGGCCTCTGGGTCTCGACGTTTCACGCGCTCTGCGCCCGCCTCCTTCGGCGCGAGGCCCCACACATCGGCCTCTCGCGCGACTTTGTGATCTACGACACCGTCGACCAGATGTCCGCCGTCAAGCGGGTGTTGAAGACGCTTCAGATCGACGAAGGCGTGATCCAGCCCCGCGCTGCGCTCTCGGCGATCAGCCGCGCGAAAAACGGCATGCAGTCCCCCTCCGCCATGGCGGCCGCAGGATCGGGCTATCGCGAAGAGCAGCTCGCGCGGGTCTACCTCGAGTACACGAAGGACCTCGACGCCAGCGGGGCCCTGGATTTCGACGATCTGCTCGTGCGCACAGTGGAGCTGTTCGAGAAGGCCGAGGCGGTGCGGCAGCATTACGCCCAACGCTTCCGTTTCGTGATGGTCGACGAATACCAGGACACCAACCGGCCTCAGTACCTGTTGATGCGGCGCTTTGCGGAGATCCACCGCAATCTGACGGTGGTGGGCGATCCCGATCAGTCGATCTACGCGTGGCGCGGCGCCGATATCCGCAACCTCCTCGATTTCGAGCACGATTTCCCGGAGGCGAAAGTCGTTCGCCTCGAACGCAACTACCGGTCCACCCAGGTGATTCTCGACGCGGCGTCAGCCGTCATCTCGAACAACCGCCATCGCAAGGAGAAGAGTCTCTGGACCGATCTGAAGGGCGGGGACCTCGTGGTCTACGCCCGCTGCGGTGACGAAGTCGAGGAGGCGGATTTCGTCGCGAAGACGGCGCGAGACACCCGCAGCGAGAACATCGATACGATGGTGGCGGTGCTGTACCGCACCAATGCGCAATCGCGCGTCGTGGAAGACGCTCTGCGCCGCGAGAACCTCGCCTACCGGATCATCGGCAGCGTCCGGTTCTACGAACGCAAAGAGGTGAAGGACGCGCTCGCCTACCTGAAACTCCTGCTGAATCCGCACGACGCGGTCAGCCTCAGACGTGTCATCAACGTGCCCGCGCGAGGCGTCGGCAAGGGCGTGATGGACAGCCTTGAGGCCGTCGCCAGAGACAGCGCGCGCGATGAACACCCCAGCCTCTGGACGGCCCTTGTCGGCGGACTCGACCAACGGCGCTTTTCAAACCGGGCGGCTGGGTCGCTTTCCGCGTTTCGAGACCTGATCGTCTCGCTCACCGACATGGCCAGCCGAGAGACGGTGTCCGTCACGATTGCCAAAGTGCTCGACCAGTCGGGATATCTGCAGGATCTGAAGGATGAACGGAGCGAGGAAGCGCAGGGACGGATCGAGAATCTCGCCGAACTGGTGTCGGCCGCGCGCGAATACGAGGCGCGCGAAGCCGAGCCGTCGCTCTCGGGCTTCGTGGATCGCCTCTCGCTGCTGTCGGAGGCCGACGAAAGCCAGGGCGCCGAAAACGCGCGCATTCTCCTTATGACGATGCACGCCGCGAAGGGGCTCGAGTTCGCGACCGTCATCATCACCGGCCTCGAGGAGGGGTTGTTCCCGCACTCGCGCGTCTCAGGCAGCGACGACGACCTCGAGGAGGAGCGCCGGCTGTGCTACGTCGCCATGACGCGCGCCGAGCGGCGCCTGTTCCTCACCAGCGCCAGCAGGCGCCGCGTGTTCGGCGAGTACCGGGCGACCGAACCTTCCCGCTTCATCGACGAAGTGCCGGCGGAGCTGGTGCAGCGCTACGACTTTGTGGGCTATGCGGGCTACAGCGCAGGCGCCCGCGGCAGCGGGTTTGGAAGCCGCGGCGGGTTTGGAAGCCGCGGCGGATTCCGTTCCAGCGATCGCGACGGCGGAGATCGCGGTGGCGGGTACGGCGGCCGCCGCCAACGCGAGCCCGAACCAACCTACGCGCCCGAGGACGAGGATCAGTCGCGATCGGCGTCGGGATTCCGCCTGGGACAACGCGTCAGGCATCCGCAGTTTGGCGTGGGCACCGTGACCGGCGTCGAAGACCACGTCGATGATGTAAAAGTCACGGTTCGCTTCGCGACGGTGGGATCAAAGCGCCTGCTGGCGAGCTTCGCGAAGCTGGAACGCGCTTAG
- the glmS gene encoding glutamine--fructose-6-phosphate transaminase (isomerizing), whose amino-acid sequence MCGIVGYLGPKPVLPVLIEGLRRLEYRGYDSAGVALVSDGQVLVRRSAGKLAKLEAVIAAEPVDGDYGFGHTRWATHGRPTEENAHPHRDCTGRLVVVHNGIIENYLELKRELQAQGHRFVTETDTEVVAHLVEREMLPGGTLEEAVRRALQHLRGMYALVLLSADDPDKLVAARNGPPLVVGVGAGECFIASDIPAILNHTRDVVFLGDGEMAVATRAGVTFSAFDGTPLVRPTQRVLWDPIQAEKAGYKHFMLKEIFEQPTAARDTMLGRVSLDSGRVFLSEIHLSDPQLASVRKVVLLACGTSWHAALVGKFLIEELAQLPVDVDYGSEYRYRSPIVDDQTLAVVITQSGETADTLAALREAKRKGARSLAICNVSGSMATRESDGTIYTHAGPEIGVASTKAFTAQLVALHLLALNLAQARGSIGPDQARQHIEALLRLPTLIEQALKASAAVEAIARRFQHSHDFLYLGRGIHYPIALEGALKLKEISYIHAEGYPAGEMKHGPIALIDEDLPVVALAPRDHVFEKMLGNIQEVKARGGSIIAITNDSDAGLAEVLDPKTDSVIVLPTTHTLLSPVLFVLPLQLLAYHMAVRRGADVDQPRNLAKSVTVE is encoded by the coding sequence ATGTGCGGCATTGTCGGCTACCTTGGTCCCAAACCGGTCCTTCCAGTGCTGATAGAAGGACTGCGGCGGCTCGAATATCGCGGCTACGACTCCGCTGGTGTCGCGCTGGTCAGTGACGGGCAGGTGCTTGTCCGGCGCAGTGCGGGGAAACTCGCGAAGCTTGAAGCGGTGATTGCCGCCGAACCGGTCGATGGCGACTATGGCTTCGGCCACACGCGCTGGGCCACGCACGGCCGCCCGACCGAGGAAAACGCCCATCCGCATCGCGATTGCACCGGGCGCCTGGTCGTCGTCCATAACGGCATCATCGAGAACTACCTCGAACTCAAGCGCGAACTGCAGGCGCAGGGGCATCGCTTCGTCACCGAGACGGACACCGAGGTCGTGGCGCACCTGGTGGAACGGGAGATGTTGCCGGGAGGCACGCTGGAAGAGGCCGTCCGCCGCGCGCTGCAACACCTGCGCGGCATGTACGCGCTGGTGCTGCTCTCGGCCGACGATCCGGACAAGCTGGTCGCCGCCCGCAATGGCCCGCCGCTGGTGGTGGGCGTCGGTGCAGGCGAGTGCTTCATCGCGTCGGACATCCCGGCGATTCTCAACCACACGCGCGACGTCGTCTTCCTCGGCGACGGAGAAATGGCTGTCGCCACGCGCGCGGGGGTCACGTTCTCGGCGTTCGACGGCACGCCGCTCGTCCGCCCGACACAGCGCGTGCTCTGGGATCCCATCCAGGCGGAAAAGGCCGGCTACAAGCACTTCATGCTCAAGGAGATTTTCGAGCAGCCGACAGCCGCGCGCGACACGATGCTCGGACGGGTGTCGCTCGACTCGGGCCGCGTGTTCCTGAGCGAGATCCACCTCTCGGACCCGCAGTTGGCAAGCGTCCGCAAGGTCGTGCTCCTGGCGTGCGGCACATCGTGGCACGCCGCGCTTGTCGGCAAGTTCCTGATAGAAGAGCTCGCTCAACTGCCCGTCGACGTGGACTATGGGTCAGAGTATCGCTACCGCAGCCCGATCGTCGACGATCAGACGCTCGCTGTCGTGATTACGCAGTCGGGCGAGACGGCCGATACGCTGGCCGCGCTGCGCGAGGCGAAACGGAAGGGCGCGCGCAGCCTCGCAATCTGCAACGTCAGCGGGAGCATGGCCACCCGGGAATCGGATGGCACGATCTACACGCATGCGGGCCCTGAAATCGGCGTCGCGTCGACCAAGGCCTTTACCGCTCAACTGGTGGCGCTCCACCTGCTCGCGCTGAACCTGGCCCAGGCGCGCGGCTCCATCGGGCCCGACCAGGCGCGCCAGCACATCGAAGCGCTGCTGCGCCTTCCCACCCTGATTGAGCAGGCGCTGAAGGCCTCGGCGGCGGTTGAGGCGATTGCCAGACGATTCCAGCACAGCCACGACTTCCTCTACCTCGGCCGCGGGATCCACTATCCCATCGCACTCGAAGGCGCGTTGAAGCTGAAGGAGATCTCGTACATTCACGCCGAAGGCTACCCTGCCGGCGAGATGAAGCACGGCCCGATTGCCCTCATTGACGAAGACCTCCCCGTCGTCGCGCTTGCGCCCCGGGATCACGTCTTCGAAAAGATGCTGGGCAACATCCAGGAAGTGAAAGCCCGCGGGGGATCGATTATCGCGATCACCAACGACAGCGACGCTGGGCTGGCGGAAGTGCTTGACCCGAAAACCGACTCGGTAATCGTGCTGCCGACGACGCATACGTTGTTGTCACCGGTGTTGTTTGTGCTCCCGCTGCAATTGCTCGCCTACCACATGGCCGTGCGACGCGGCGCTGATGTTGACCAGCCGAGAAACCTGGCGAAGAGTGTGACTGTAGAGTGA
- a CDS encoding DapH/DapD/GlmU-related protein, whose product MLKTAKHDALLAAGVTLLDPATTYVDDGVTVGAGTVLHPGVTLEGTTTIGANCRVRSWVRITDSTLGDGVVVYDTCVIVESRVDAGARVGPFAHIRPASHVKRDAHVGNFVELKKTVLGDGSKANHLSYLGDATIGAGANIGAGTITCNYDGVHKHRTIIEDGAFIGSDTQLIAPVTVGAGAYVAAGSSITHDVPPGALGVARAKQVNIDGWVAKKKNKKH is encoded by the coding sequence ATGCTGAAGACCGCCAAGCACGACGCCCTGCTCGCCGCCGGCGTGACGTTGCTCGACCCGGCCACAACCTATGTTGACGACGGCGTGACGGTTGGCGCGGGAACGGTGCTGCACCCTGGCGTGACGCTCGAGGGCACGACCACGATCGGCGCCAACTGCCGCGTCCGTTCATGGGTCCGTATCACCGACTCGACCCTCGGCGACGGTGTCGTCGTCTACGACACCTGCGTCATCGTCGAGTCCCGCGTCGATGCTGGGGCGCGCGTCGGCCCGTTTGCCCACATCCGCCCCGCGTCTCACGTCAAACGCGACGCCCATGTGGGCAACTTCGTCGAGCTGAAGAAGACCGTGCTCGGGGACGGATCAAAGGCGAATCATCTTTCGTATCTGGGTGACGCGACCATCGGCGCGGGCGCGAACATTGGCGCGGGCACAATCACCTGCAATTACGACGGCGTGCATAAGCATCGGACGATTATCGAAGACGGGGCGTTCATCGGCAGCGACACCCAGCTGATCGCACCGGTGACGGTCGGCGCTGGTGCCTACGTGGCGGCCGGTTCATCGATTACGCACGATGTCCCGCCGGGCGCGCTTGGCGTGGCCAGGGCGAAGCAGGTGAACATTGACGGTTGGGTTGCGAAGAAGAAGAACAAAAAGCACTAG
- a CDS encoding tetratricopeptide repeat protein, whose amino-acid sequence MAKLRRTTGRPATARKKAAAKPAKEAKPAVKTTRKKPTARPRPAPHVKARAEPTTRLAVHNSSRHKQKPVASKPAHRHAVPAKAVTSPKPPARSTYAEAVLTYERAMQALQAKRYRDAAQLLKTVIVTYPEEKELLERAQLYLRVCQRHLAPPDATPSTPEERVYAATLAINTGDIERAVTLLTSALTQDPANDRAEYMLGVALAIRGNAEAAIPHLERAVALNPETRNLIAKEADLEALRHTDAIVALLSAPLPPVFPRKDRERRPARRPPGLPR is encoded by the coding sequence CCACTGGTCGTCCCGCCACGGCAAGAAAGAAGGCGGCGGCCAAACCAGCCAAGGAAGCGAAACCGGCGGTGAAGACCACCAGGAAGAAGCCGACCGCAAGGCCCAGGCCCGCCCCGCACGTCAAGGCCCGGGCAGAACCGACAACCAGACTGGCTGTGCACAACTCCTCCCGGCACAAACAGAAGCCTGTCGCCTCCAAGCCGGCGCACAGGCACGCCGTGCCAGCCAAAGCGGTCACGTCTCCCAAGCCGCCCGCGCGGAGCACCTACGCGGAGGCCGTCCTCACGTACGAGCGCGCCATGCAGGCGCTGCAGGCAAAACGGTACCGCGATGCGGCACAACTGCTGAAGACGGTGATTGTGACGTACCCCGAGGAAAAGGAACTCCTCGAACGCGCTCAGCTCTATTTGCGCGTCTGCCAGCGGCATCTCGCGCCGCCCGATGCCACACCCAGCACGCCGGAGGAGCGCGTGTACGCCGCGACGCTCGCCATCAACACCGGCGACATCGAACGCGCCGTGACGCTGCTCACGTCAGCTCTGACACAGGACCCGGCCAACGACCGGGCTGAGTACATGCTGGGCGTCGCGCTGGCAATTCGAGGCAACGCCGAGGCCGCCATTCCACATCTGGAACGGGCGGTGGCGCTGAATCCTGAGACCCGGAACCTGATCGCCAAAGAAGCCGATCTCGAGGCCCTGCGGCACACCGACGCGATTGTCGCGCTGCTGTCGGCTCCGCTGCCGCCGGTGTTTCCCCGTAAGGACAGGGAGCGGCGGCCCGCCCGGCGGCCGCCGGGCTTGCCTCGGTAG